In Helianthus annuus cultivar XRQ/B chromosome 3, HanXRQr2.0-SUNRISE, whole genome shotgun sequence, a single window of DNA contains:
- the LOC110867064 gene encoding caldesmon-like → MTKLKKKMLVPSLLEIKKKTPKKGVTFSEAAAKRPKITIKSTDTAAQDAAKAAEAQRKVEEGRKREEEKKRVAEKKRKDEEERKRKEEEEKKKEEERKRKAEEERVAEAAKKRALEELEKKKAMEQPVNVQGPEVTNPTHSAPVITSKGAGRHASSSASSGGAGGFNPNVIGAKDTVGDIYYKTYNEEERGDAPHQALWSLKQKDTFHEFAPCREWFLNSFTPAEVNRQRAKPHEMLYRTFILGEANARAANHQIVREWRTMVRERADWEAYRERSLKRIAEFEKSKAALGEERAKFEADKKAEAWGREGLQKKLHNVEEQLAKEKAEFKQDS, encoded by the exons ATGACGAAGCTGAAGAAGAAGATGCTGGTGCCCAGCTTATTGG aaatcaagaagaagacccctaaGAAGGGTGTCACGTTCAGTGAGGCTGCGGCGAAGAGGCCCAAGATTACCATCAAGTCCACTGACACTGCTGCTCAGGATGCCGCGAAGGCTGCTGAGGCGCAGCGAAAGGTGGAGGAGGGTCGGAAGAGAGAGGAAGAGAAGAAGAGGGTTGCCGAGAAGAAGAGGAAGGATGAAGAAGAGAGGAAGaggaaggaggaggaggagaaaAAGAAAGAGGAGGAGAGGAAAAGGAAGGCGGAGGAGGAGAGGGTGGCCGAAGCGGCGAAGAAGAGGGCCCTGGAGGAGTTAGAAAAAAAGAAGGCTATGGAGCAGCCTGTTAATGTTCAAGGGCCTGAGGTTACAAACCCTACCCACTCCGCTCCTGTCATTACTTCTAAGGGTGCGGGTCGACATGCTTCAAGCAGCGCGAGCTCTGGTGGTGCAGGGGGTTTTAACCCGAACGTGATCGGGGCGAAGGATACCGTCGGCGATATCTATTATAAAACTTATAATGAAGAAGAACGCGGCGATGCTCCTCACCAAGCCCTTTGGAGCTTAAAGCAGAAAGATACATTTCATGAATTTGCCCCTTGCCGCGAGTGGTTCTTGAATTCGTTTACCCCTGCAGAAGTTAACCGGCAAAGGGCGAAACCCCATGAAATGTTATATCGCACCTTTATACTTGGAGAGGCCAACGCTCGTGCTGCCAACCACCAGATAGTCCGTGAATGGCGAACGATGGTTAGAGAGCGCGCCGACTGGGAGGCTTATCGTGAGCGCTCGTTAAAACGTATTGCTGAGTTTGAAAAGTCCAAGGCTGCTCTTGGTGAGGAGAGAGCCAAATTTGAAGCTGATAAGAAGGCCGAAGCATGGGGCCGCGAGGGCCTGCAAAAGAAACTTCATAATGTTGAAGAGCAACTGGCCAAAGAGAAGGCCGAGTTTAAAC AAGATAGTTGA